One stretch of Roseivirga sp. BDSF3-8 DNA includes these proteins:
- a CDS encoding endo-1,4-beta-xylanase: MRRLLIVLFCFLAIACNNDGEEPQPVAPAPGGGGGGGNGGGGGSSGDPFTYVPTESLKDIASYPVGMIVSASKLGGTSSSNLTFKEILEDDYNSITAENDMKMANIFRGPGNYDFSDGDAIVAYAKANGMRVHGHTLVWHSSIPGWLNSFSGTDEEFTQLIEDYVKATVAHFAEEKMMVNGEEVSVVAGWDVVNEVFEGNDLRNTLFLQRMGYDYVSKLYTWAREADPDVKLFYNDYNVASNESKRNAIITMVRDFQTDGVPIDGIGFQMHINHDWPPRADIAEAVQEATATGLLIHFSELDIRVNYNDDISELTEERAASQEAKYKEVAEEYANVPANQQYGITIWGMRDQDSWMYDGGTEWPLMYDNDFDYKIAHRGFAEGL, translated from the coding sequence ATGAGAAGACTACTAATCGTACTATTCTGCTTTCTGGCGATAGCCTGTAATAATGACGGCGAAGAACCGCAGCCTGTAGCCCCTGCACCCGGTGGTGGTGGCGGAGGCGGTAATGGCGGCGGAGGGGGCAGCAGCGGCGACCCTTTCACCTACGTGCCCACTGAAAGCCTTAAGGACATAGCCTCCTACCCGGTAGGTATGATCGTATCGGCCAGCAAGCTGGGCGGCACGTCTTCCAGCAACCTTACCTTTAAGGAAATACTGGAAGATGACTACAATAGCATCACGGCGGAGAATGATATGAAGATGGCGAACATCTTCCGCGGCCCGGGCAACTATGACTTCAGCGACGGTGACGCGATAGTGGCCTATGCCAAGGCCAACGGGATGCGCGTCCATGGCCATACGCTGGTATGGCACAGCTCTATTCCGGGCTGGCTCAATAGCTTCAGCGGTACAGACGAGGAGTTTACGCAACTCATAGAGGACTACGTAAAAGCGACAGTAGCCCACTTTGCGGAGGAAAAAATGATGGTTAATGGCGAGGAAGTGTCCGTAGTAGCTGGCTGGGACGTAGTAAACGAGGTGTTTGAGGGAAATGACCTTCGCAACACGCTCTTTCTGCAGCGGATGGGCTACGACTATGTATCCAAACTTTATACCTGGGCCCGTGAGGCAGATCCTGACGTAAAATTATTTTACAATGATTATAACGTGGCCAGTAACGAATCTAAGCGAAACGCCATCATTACCATGGTCAGAGACTTTCAGACAGATGGGGTGCCTATAGACGGCATCGGATTCCAAATGCACATAAACCATGACTGGCCACCCCGTGCGGATATTGCGGAGGCCGTGCAGGAAGCTACTGCCACCGGCCTGCTCATCCACTTCTCAGAACTGGACATCCGGGTAAACTACAATGACGACATCAGTGAACTGACGGAGGAACGGGCGGCCTCGCAGGAAGCCAAATACAAGGAAGTAGCTGAAGAGTATGCCAACGTACCTGCCAACCAGCAGTATGGCATCACTATCTGGGGCATGCGCGACCAGGATAGCTGGATGTATGACGGGGGCACAGAGTGGCCTCTCATGTATGACAATGACTTTGATTATAAAATAGCCCACCGCGGATTTGCGGAAGGGCTGTAA
- the uxuA gene encoding mannonate dehydratase, whose translation MQKMLKTMRWFGPHDAVRLRDIRQAGVSHIVTALHQIPVGEVWPEEAIRERQEILRKEGLEWAVVESLPVHEDIKRGRGERALYIENYKTSIRNLAACGIQVITYNFMPVLDWIRTDHAWENADGTRTLAYRHVAFIYFDLELLKRPGAEADYTPEQIAEARTYGNSLSDSEREGLFRRVLLGLPGSKENFTAEQLLELLAGYADIDSETMRRNLIHFLTEVTPIAAEVKAKLAIHPDDPPFSLLGLPRIMSTEEDARLVFEAVPGTANGLCYCTGSFGAHPQNDLLRIIDTYGDRIHFLHLRNVARSGEKDFRESAHLEGDNPMRAIMQKLLQLMEQRNVVLPMRPDHGFLHDLEANTDHYPGYSLIGRLKALAELSGLEKGLIDSER comes from the coding sequence ATGCAAAAGATGCTGAAAACGATGCGCTGGTTCGGCCCGCATGATGCGGTCCGGCTACGGGATATCCGGCAGGCAGGCGTAAGCCATATCGTTACGGCCCTGCACCAGATACCGGTAGGTGAGGTGTGGCCGGAAGAGGCTATACGGGAGCGCCAGGAAATACTCCGCAAAGAAGGCCTGGAATGGGCCGTGGTGGAGAGCCTGCCGGTACATGAGGACATTAAGCGGGGCCGCGGAGAGCGGGCGCTGTACATAGAAAACTACAAAACCAGTATACGCAACCTGGCGGCGTGCGGCATACAGGTGATCACGTATAACTTTATGCCTGTGCTGGACTGGATCCGGACGGATCACGCCTGGGAAAACGCTGACGGCACTCGCACGCTTGCGTACCGGCACGTGGCATTTATTTACTTTGACCTGGAGCTGCTGAAGCGGCCCGGTGCCGAAGCGGACTACACGCCGGAGCAGATAGCCGAAGCGCGCACCTATGGCAACAGCCTTTCGGACAGTGAGCGCGAAGGTTTATTCCGCAGGGTGCTGCTGGGCCTCCCGGGAAGTAAGGAGAACTTTACGGCAGAGCAACTACTGGAGCTGCTGGCAGGCTACGCTGACATCGATTCGGAAACGATGCGGCGCAACCTGATCCACTTCCTGACTGAGGTAACGCCAATTGCGGCTGAGGTGAAGGCGAAGCTGGCGATCCATCCGGATGATCCGCCCTTTTCGCTGCTGGGGCTGCCCCGTATTATGAGCACGGAAGAAGATGCGCGCCTGGTATTTGAGGCGGTGCCCGGCACGGCCAACGGCTTGTGCTACTGCACGGGGTCTTTCGGCGCACATCCGCAAAACGATCTGCTGCGCATCATAGATACCTATGGCGACCGCATCCACTTTCTGCACCTGCGCAATGTGGCGCGGTCGGGAGAAAAAGACTTTCGCGAATCTGCCCACCTGGAGGGGGACAACCCCATGCGGGCGATCATGCAAAAACTGCTGCAACTGATGGAGCAGCGTAATGTGGTGCTGCCCATGCGGCCGGACCATGGCTTCCTGCATGACCTGGAGGCGAATACGGACCATTACCCGGGCTATTCGCTTATAGGCAGGCTTAAGGCTCTGGCCGAACTTTCCGGTCTTGAAAAGGGCCTGATTGACTCTGAAAGATGA
- a CDS encoding SDR family NAD(P)-dependent oxidoreductase codes for MDKRVAIVTGGNSGLGLATARKFCAEGVITYIIGRSEEKLDKAMAELGENARKRACDLSDLEKIPGLIADIAKEEGRIDVLVNNAGINMKKPFLEVTDMEFSNIILTNVQSVFAVSREVVKVMKEQGQGTIVNISSMAAQYGIPKVIAYSASKTAIEGMTRAMAVELAEMGIRVNCVAPGFIETPMSAKALNNDPERKNKVMSRTPMGKMGLPEDIGDTVYYLASAGAKYVTGVTIPVDGGNSIGF; via the coding sequence ATGGATAAAAGAGTAGCGATCGTAACAGGGGGTAACTCCGGACTGGGTCTGGCAACCGCACGGAAATTCTGTGCAGAAGGCGTGATCACCTATATCATAGGACGCTCTGAGGAAAAGCTGGATAAGGCCATGGCTGAACTGGGAGAAAATGCCCGGAAGCGTGCCTGTGACCTTTCGGACCTGGAGAAGATTCCCGGCCTGATAGCGGACATAGCCAAAGAAGAGGGCCGGATAGACGTGTTGGTGAATAATGCCGGCATCAATATGAAAAAGCCCTTTCTGGAAGTGACTGATATGGAGTTTTCCAATATCATACTGACGAACGTACAGAGTGTATTTGCGGTAAGCCGCGAAGTAGTGAAGGTGATGAAAGAACAGGGCCAGGGGACAATCGTAAACATCAGCTCGATGGCGGCGCAGTATGGCATCCCGAAAGTAATTGCCTACTCGGCCAGTAAAACGGCGATAGAGGGCATGACGCGCGCTATGGCGGTGGAGTTGGCAGAAATGGGCATTCGCGTAAACTGCGTAGCTCCGGGCTTTATCGAGACACCCATGTCGGCCAAAGCTCTGAACAATGATCCTGAGCGAAAGAATAAGGTAATGTCACGCACGCCGATGGGCAAAATGGGCCTGCCGGAGGATATAGGTGATACGGTTTACTACCTGGCTTCTGCCGGGGCAAAATATGTGACCGGCGTAACTATACCGGTAGATGGTGGCAACAGCATAGGCTTTTAG
- a CDS encoding alpha-glucuronidase family glycosyl hydrolase, with protein MQSIPSIHPNNLRLFSLLLLLFLVCLTGNSQATDGYNLWLTYRPLQDKPITDTYKKLTEKICFPAGGQTLEVARDELDRGLSGMLGTTPSLQEEISDNATLILATYSRLPARLQKKVGDMEMAGEEGYLLKVVKDKERPVLVISANTDTGLLYGTFHLLRLMQTEKSLENMSLVQTPKTDIRVLNHWDNLDRTVERGYAGFSIWNWHKLPEYIDQRYIDYARANASIGINGTVLTNVNANALVLTPAYLQKVKALADVFRPYSIKVYLTARFSAPIETGGLDTADPLNEEVGAWWQHKAAEIYDLIPDFGGFLVKANSEGQPGPQNYGRNHADGANMLAKAVAPHGGIVMWRAFVYSEHDVTDRAMQAYSEFVPYDGQFADNVLIQVKNGAIDFQPREPFHPMFGAMPDTPLMMEFQITQEYLGFSTHLVFLPKMYEEVLDADTYRDGKEATVAKVIDGTLTNKELTGIAGVANIGTDRNWTGHPFGQANWYGFGRLAWNPYLSSEEIAAEWLQMTFSNDEAFVTPMTDMLVDSRETVVKYMTPLGLHHIMDAGHHYGPGPWIKDMPRPDWTSVYYHKADSAGIGFDRTVATGSGATAQYAPEVAEIFNDAEETPRELLLWFHHLPWGYKMENGRTLWQNLGLTYQEGVDEVKEMEARWEKMAPYVNKQQHEQVSMLLDIQLKEAKWWKNACMTYFQQFSGRPFPEGMEKPEKPLSYYQSLSFPYAPGIRPSWD; from the coding sequence TTGCAATCGATTCCTAGCATACACCCAAATAACCTTCGTCTGTTCTCTCTTCTGTTGCTATTATTTCTGGTTTGCCTTACCGGTAATTCACAGGCAACTGATGGCTATAACCTGTGGCTCACCTACAGGCCTCTGCAGGACAAACCAATAACTGACACATATAAAAAGCTTACTGAAAAAATATGTTTCCCTGCCGGGGGTCAAACCCTTGAGGTGGCCCGCGATGAACTTGACAGGGGGCTGTCCGGCATGCTGGGCACTACCCCCTCCCTGCAGGAGGAAATATCCGATAATGCCACCCTCATCCTGGCTACGTACAGCCGCTTACCCGCCAGGCTGCAGAAGAAGGTTGGGGATATGGAAATGGCAGGTGAAGAAGGCTACCTTCTCAAGGTGGTAAAGGACAAGGAAAGGCCTGTGCTGGTGATATCGGCTAATACAGATACCGGCCTGCTGTACGGCACCTTTCACTTGCTGAGATTGATGCAGACGGAAAAGTCTCTGGAAAACATGTCACTCGTGCAAACGCCAAAAACGGACATCCGGGTGCTGAACCACTGGGACAACCTGGACCGTACCGTAGAGCGGGGGTATGCGGGCTTTTCTATCTGGAACTGGCATAAGCTGCCGGAGTATATCGACCAACGCTACATAGATTATGCGCGGGCAAATGCCTCTATAGGCATCAATGGCACGGTGCTGACGAATGTAAATGCTAATGCGCTGGTGCTCACCCCAGCTTATCTGCAAAAGGTAAAAGCCCTGGCGGATGTCTTCAGACCCTATAGTATCAAGGTTTACCTCACTGCCCGCTTCTCGGCCCCTATCGAAACAGGTGGCCTGGACACTGCCGATCCGCTGAACGAAGAGGTCGGTGCCTGGTGGCAGCATAAGGCGGCTGAGATTTATGACCTTATCCCTGACTTTGGTGGCTTCCTGGTAAAAGCTAATTCAGAGGGACAGCCCGGCCCGCAAAACTACGGGCGTAACCACGCAGACGGGGCCAATATGCTGGCCAAAGCCGTGGCCCCACATGGGGGCATCGTTATGTGGCGGGCTTTTGTGTACTCCGAGCATGATGTGACGGACCGAGCCATGCAGGCCTACAGTGAATTTGTACCCTACGACGGGCAGTTTGCCGATAATGTACTGATCCAGGTAAAGAACGGGGCCATAGACTTCCAGCCGCGCGAACCTTTTCACCCCATGTTTGGCGCCATGCCGGACACGCCGCTTATGATGGAGTTTCAGATTACCCAGGAATACCTCGGCTTCAGCACCCACCTGGTATTCTTACCCAAAATGTATGAAGAGGTGCTTGACGCCGATACGTACCGGGACGGAAAAGAGGCAACCGTGGCAAAGGTGATAGACGGCACGCTTACCAACAAGGAACTTACGGGTATAGCGGGTGTGGCTAATATCGGCACGGACCGGAACTGGACGGGCCATCCCTTCGGGCAGGCAAACTGGTATGGCTTTGGCCGCCTGGCCTGGAACCCTTATCTGTCTTCTGAGGAAATAGCGGCTGAATGGTTACAGATGACCTTTTCGAACGACGAGGCATTTGTAACGCCTATGACGGATATGCTGGTGGACTCACGCGAGACGGTGGTTAAGTACATGACACCCCTTGGCCTGCACCATATTATGGATGCGGGACACCACTATGGCCCTGGCCCGTGGATAAAGGACATGCCCCGCCCTGACTGGACGTCGGTATACTATCATAAAGCAGACAGCGCGGGCATAGGCTTCGACCGTACGGTAGCTACTGGCAGTGGAGCCACCGCTCAGTACGCACCGGAGGTGGCGGAAATATTCAATGACGCTGAGGAAACACCCCGGGAGCTGCTTCTGTGGTTTCACCACCTGCCCTGGGGCTATAAGATGGAAAACGGCCGCACGCTCTGGCAAAATCTGGGCCTGACCTACCAGGAGGGTGTGGATGAGGTAAAAGAAATGGAAGCGCGGTGGGAAAAGATGGCGCCGTATGTGAATAAGCAACAACATGAGCAGGTGAGCATGCTGCTGGATATACAACTTAAAGAGGCTAAATGGTGGAAAAACGCCTGCATGACCTACTTTCAGCAGTTTTCCGGCAGGCCATTCCCTGAAGGGATGGAAAAGCCGGAGAAGCCTCTCTCATACTATCAGTCATTATCATTCCCCTATGCGCCGGGCATTCGGCCTAGCTGGGATTAA
- a CDS encoding glycoside hydrolase family 3 C-terminal domain-containing protein, giving the protein MKNPLLTLRYVIAFIAFVAIAAGVKNQSDTPSSPEDSSAPDFPFNDTSLPLEERIEDLISRLTLEEKALQMTHNTPAIERLNIPPYSYWNEALHGVGRSGIATVFPQAIGLGATFDEDLALRVSSAISDEARAMHNAAKEKGYHRQYGGLTFWTPNINIFRDPRWGRGQETYGEDPFLTAAIGAAFVRGLQGDNPDYLKTAACAKHYAVHSGPEKLRHQFNAEASMKDMWETYLPAFRTLVQEADVEAIMCAYNSTNGEPCCANEYLITDVLRNQWGFDGHVLSDCWAIVDFYNEENGHGVAANAAEASAMAVKSGISLNCGSSYPSLPEAVAQGLVTEDEIDEQLAILLRTRFKLGLFDPMGSNPYDEIATDVINSDEHRQLAREVAQKSIVMLKNNGVLPLENDLSQYFVTGPNAASVDILLGNYFGVNPEMVSIMEGLAAAVAPGSQFQYRLGAMLDRKPVNPQDWASGLAGTSDVTIAVLGLSGLLEGEEGESIASPTFGDRLDYQLPENQIDYLRKLREAAGEKPIVAVITGGSPMDLSEVHELADAVLLVWYPGQEGGNAVADVVFGKTSPSGRLPITFPKSLDQLPDYEDYTMEGRTYKYMTEEPLYPFGYGLSYADFSYSEIKVSDKRISRGDKLTVTVQVKNEGSVPAEEVVQLYLKDMKASVRVPNYDLKGVKRVNLPPGASESVSFELEAGDFALVNMEGEKVLERGDFTLYAGGSSPVKKSFELGAPAMAETTVTLR; this is encoded by the coding sequence ATGAAGAATCCCCTTTTGACCTTAAGGTATGTGATAGCCTTTATTGCATTTGTGGCTATTGCTGCCGGAGTAAAAAACCAATCAGATACCCCTTCATCACCCGAAGATTCTTCAGCACCCGACTTTCCCTTTAATGATACAAGCCTTCCCCTGGAGGAGCGTATCGAGGACCTTATCTCACGCCTGACCCTGGAGGAGAAGGCGCTGCAGATGACGCATAATACCCCTGCCATAGAAAGACTTAACATACCTCCCTACAGCTATTGGAACGAGGCCCTGCACGGCGTGGGGCGTTCGGGCATTGCTACCGTATTTCCCCAGGCCATTGGCCTCGGAGCCACCTTTGATGAAGACCTGGCCCTGCGGGTATCCTCCGCCATCTCCGACGAAGCCCGCGCCATGCACAATGCAGCTAAAGAAAAGGGCTACCATCGTCAGTATGGCGGCCTTACCTTCTGGACGCCCAACATTAACATATTTCGCGATCCGCGCTGGGGACGGGGACAGGAAACTTACGGAGAAGACCCTTTCCTGACGGCAGCCATAGGCGCTGCCTTTGTGCGCGGCCTGCAGGGAGATAATCCCGACTACCTGAAGACAGCCGCCTGTGCCAAGCACTACGCTGTACACAGCGGCCCGGAAAAACTAAGGCACCAGTTCAATGCCGAGGCCAGTATGAAAGACATGTGGGAGACGTACCTGCCTGCCTTCCGCACATTGGTGCAGGAAGCAGATGTAGAGGCCATCATGTGTGCATACAACAGTACCAATGGTGAGCCCTGCTGTGCCAATGAGTACCTGATTACGGATGTGCTGCGTAACCAATGGGGCTTTGACGGACACGTACTCAGCGACTGCTGGGCCATTGTGGACTTTTACAATGAGGAAAATGGCCATGGCGTGGCCGCCAATGCAGCAGAGGCTTCGGCCATGGCAGTCAAAAGCGGGATCAGCCTTAACTGCGGTAGTTCCTACCCCTCACTGCCCGAGGCCGTAGCGCAGGGCCTGGTAACGGAAGATGAGATAGATGAGCAACTGGCCATCCTGCTGCGTACCCGCTTTAAGCTCGGCCTGTTTGATCCTATGGGCAGTAATCCCTATGATGAAATAGCCACGGATGTAATCAACAGCGATGAGCACCGCCAACTCGCCCGGGAAGTAGCGCAAAAGAGCATCGTCATGTTGAAAAATAATGGCGTGCTGCCCCTTGAGAATGACCTCTCGCAGTATTTTGTGACCGGACCTAATGCCGCAAGTGTGGATATTCTGCTGGGTAACTACTTCGGCGTAAACCCTGAGATGGTCTCGATAATGGAAGGGCTGGCTGCAGCCGTAGCGCCTGGCAGCCAGTTTCAGTACCGCCTTGGGGCCATGCTGGACCGCAAGCCTGTCAACCCACAGGACTGGGCCTCGGGCCTGGCAGGTACCAGTGACGTCACCATCGCCGTGCTTGGCCTCTCCGGGCTGCTGGAAGGCGAGGAGGGCGAGTCGATTGCTTCCCCCACCTTCGGCGACCGCCTCGATTATCAACTGCCTGAAAACCAGATTGACTACCTGCGAAAGCTGCGCGAGGCAGCGGGTGAGAAGCCCATCGTGGCAGTAATCACCGGCGGCAGCCCTATGGACCTCTCCGAGGTGCATGAACTGGCGGACGCGGTGCTGCTGGTGTGGTACCCGGGCCAGGAGGGAGGCAATGCCGTAGCCGATGTGGTCTTTGGCAAAACGTCCCCTTCCGGCAGACTGCCCATCACATTTCCCAAATCACTGGACCAGCTTCCCGACTATGAGGACTACACCATGGAAGGGCGCACCTACAAATACATGACCGAAGAACCGCTTTATCCCTTCGGCTATGGCCTGAGCTATGCGGATTTTAGTTATAGCGAAATAAAGGTCTCGGATAAGCGGATATCCAGGGGAGATAAGCTAACCGTGACAGTTCAGGTAAAAAATGAGGGGAGTGTGCCTGCCGAAGAGGTGGTACAGCTATACCTCAAAGACATGAAGGCCTCGGTAAGGGTGCCTAATTATGACCTGAAGGGCGTGAAGCGGGTAAACCTGCCGCCTGGCGCATCGGAGTCGGTGAGCTTTGAACTGGAAGCCGGTGACTTTGCACTGGTAAATATGGAGGGTGAAAAAGTGCTGGAACGTGGCGACTTTACCCTGTATGCCGGTGGATCCAGCCCGGTGAAAAAAAGCTTTGAGCTAGGTGCCCCTGCCATGGCCGAAACGACTGTGACATTACGTTAA
- the uxaC gene encoding glucuronate isomerase encodes MTDFIHNDFLLESEHARELYHTYAASLPIIDYHCHLPPAEVAEDRKYKNLTQLWIEGDHYKWRAMRQLGIEERLITGSASDKEKFMAWASTVPYTLRNPLYHWTHLELTRYFGITDLLTPDNAAAIYDQVNEMLKDDEFSARGLIRRMNVNVVCTTDDPLDELTAHKQVAGTEEGFRMLPTYRPDGLINAEKDEFADYLRLMGQNTGVKIRDWESLKEAVMKSIRYFHDRGCRLSDHGLPHAYGEGVNEAKASAILKKRLTGTDICPEEEASFKSAIMHFLATCYDKMGWTMQLHLGPIRNTNKAMLERIGIDAGVDSIGDFKQAEELAAFLNKLNEKGSLPKTILYNSNPADNEVFATMAGNFSQEGIRGKVQFGAAWWFMDQKDGITRQIEALSNMGLLSCTIGMLTDSRSFLSFPRHEYYRRVLCNILGDDMQKGYLPKDMKWIGKVVEDICYNNASEYFKFPRSVGKNLKAV; translated from the coding sequence ATGACTGATTTTATCCATAACGATTTTTTGCTGGAATCTGAGCATGCCCGTGAGCTATACCACACGTATGCAGCCAGCCTGCCTATAATCGATTATCACTGTCACCTGCCCCCTGCTGAGGTGGCGGAAGACAGAAAGTATAAAAACCTCACCCAACTGTGGATAGAGGGCGACCACTACAAGTGGCGGGCCATGAGGCAACTGGGCATAGAGGAGAGGCTCATAACCGGAAGTGCATCCGATAAGGAGAAGTTCATGGCCTGGGCTTCGACTGTTCCCTACACCCTTCGCAATCCCCTCTACCACTGGACTCACTTGGAGCTGACCAGGTACTTTGGTATCACCGATTTGCTCACTCCGGATAATGCGGCCGCCATTTACGACCAGGTAAATGAGATGCTGAAGGATGATGAGTTCTCGGCAAGAGGCCTAATCCGGCGAATGAACGTAAACGTTGTGTGCACTACGGACGATCCTTTGGATGAATTGACAGCACACAAACAGGTGGCAGGTACGGAAGAGGGTTTCCGTATGCTGCCCACCTACCGGCCTGATGGCCTCATCAATGCGGAGAAGGATGAGTTTGCCGATTACCTCCGCCTGATGGGGCAAAACACGGGGGTGAAAATCCGGGACTGGGAGTCACTTAAAGAGGCGGTGATGAAGAGTATCAGGTATTTTCATGACCGGGGCTGCAGGCTCTCCGACCATGGACTGCCTCATGCCTATGGCGAAGGGGTGAATGAGGCCAAAGCCAGTGCTATCTTGAAAAAGCGCCTGACAGGTACGGATATCTGCCCGGAAGAAGAGGCCAGCTTTAAGTCGGCCATCATGCATTTTCTGGCTACCTGTTATGACAAGATGGGCTGGACCATGCAGCTACACCTTGGCCCTATCCGCAATACAAACAAAGCCATGCTGGAGCGTATCGGGATCGATGCGGGAGTGGACAGCATCGGAGACTTTAAGCAGGCCGAAGAGCTGGCGGCTTTCCTTAATAAACTGAACGAAAAAGGCAGCCTGCCCAAGACCATTCTGTATAATTCCAACCCGGCTGATAACGAAGTATTTGCGACCATGGCGGGTAACTTTAGCCAGGAGGGCATACGGGGCAAAGTGCAGTTCGGTGCCGCCTGGTGGTTTATGGACCAGAAGGACGGCATTACCCGGCAGATAGAGGCCCTCTCTAATATGGGGCTGCTGAGCTGCACCATTGGCATGCTTACAGACAGCCGCAGCTTCCTCTCCTTTCCACGGCATGAGTACTACCGCCGTGTGCTATGCAATATACTAGGCGATGATATGCAAAAAGGCTATTTACCTAAAGACATGAAATGGATAGGTAAGGTAGTAGAGGACATTTGCTATAATAATGCCAGCGAATATTTTAAATTTCCCAGATCAGTCGGTAAAAACCTGAAGGCAGTATAA
- a CDS encoding PfkB family carbohydrate kinase, with amino-acid sequence MSDKPKKVVLFGEVLLRLSPPGHQRFRQAACYDAIYGGSELNVALSLSHFGLRTDYITRLPDNALSDCVIEKLRGNGVSTGHIVYGGDRLGLYFIEIGAGHRGSRVVYDRAFSSMTTIEKGMVDWQKVLKGADWFHWSGITAGISATAAEVCAEAIEAARQMGVIVSTDFNYRNNLWHYGRKAGEVMEPLVGSSDVAIVGEYACKQYFDIAPEPGEDCAQELSVRLRDRFPALQRIAVTSREVISASHNKWSGELFGPKGRHRSATYDISDITDRIGTGDSFTAGLIYGLLQGQDDQQAVEFATAASCLKHTIFGDANLVSVQEVEDLMKGDRVGQVSR; translated from the coding sequence ATGTCTGATAAACCCAAAAAAGTCGTCTTGTTCGGAGAGGTATTGCTGCGTCTTTCCCCTCCCGGTCATCAGCGGTTTCGCCAGGCTGCCTGCTATGATGCTATTTATGGGGGCAGTGAGCTGAACGTGGCCCTTTCCCTTTCTCACTTTGGCTTGCGGACAGATTATATTACCAGGCTGCCTGACAATGCCCTATCTGACTGTGTGATAGAAAAACTGCGGGGTAATGGCGTAAGCACAGGTCATATTGTGTACGGCGGGGATCGCCTCGGTCTGTACTTCATCGAGATTGGCGCTGGCCACCGGGGGAGCCGGGTGGTGTATGACCGGGCTTTTTCCTCCATGACCACCATTGAAAAAGGCATGGTGGACTGGCAAAAGGTATTGAAAGGGGCAGACTGGTTTCACTGGTCGGGCATTACGGCCGGCATATCCGCCACGGCAGCGGAGGTTTGTGCAGAAGCGATAGAGGCCGCCAGACAGATGGGAGTCATCGTCTCCACCGATTTTAACTACCGGAATAACCTGTGGCACTATGGCCGCAAGGCGGGTGAGGTAATGGAGCCACTGGTAGGTAGTAGTGATGTGGCCATTGTGGGCGAGTACGCCTGCAAACAGTACTTTGACATAGCCCCTGAACCTGGTGAGGACTGTGCCCAGGAGCTTTCCGTCAGGCTGCGCGACCGCTTTCCGGCCCTCCAGCGTATAGCAGTGACCTCCCGTGAAGTGATCAGCGCCTCGCATAATAAGTGGTCCGGCGAACTATTCGGCCCCAAAGGGAGGCACCGTTCGGCTACTTATGATATTAGTGACATTACCGACCGTATCGGTACCGGAGACAGCTTTACGGCCGGTCTTATTTATGGGCTTCTGCAGGGCCAGGACGACCAGCAGGCGGTGGAGTTTGCTACCGCTGCATCCTGTCTCAAACATACCATATTCGGCGACGCCAACCTGGTAAGTGTACAGGAGGTGGAAGACCTCATGAAAGGAGACCGGGTAGGTCAGGTGTCCCGGTAG
- a CDS encoding bifunctional 4-hydroxy-2-oxoglutarate aldolase/2-dehydro-3-deoxy-phosphogluconate aldolase, translated as MTYISRISVAQEMERTGLVPLFYHADTAVVIEVVKALYRGGARLFEFTHRGAHAADVFKELAQMATEELPGMYLGAGSVTDAATASAYMNMGASFIVTPVLREDIALTCNRRKVLYAPGCGSLTEIARAEELGCDIVKLFPASVYGPEFIKAVAGPQPWTRIMPTGGVTTDPDDLKQWLAAGAVCVGLGSQLITKDLLQSKDYDLLARKTSEVLSVISNVRQS; from the coding sequence ATGACATACATATCCAGGATATCAGTAGCACAGGAAATGGAAAGAACCGGGCTTGTGCCTTTGTTCTACCATGCCGACACCGCCGTGGTAATAGAGGTGGTGAAAGCTCTTTATCGCGGAGGGGCCCGTCTCTTTGAATTTACCCACCGCGGAGCTCACGCCGCAGATGTGTTTAAAGAGCTGGCTCAAATGGCAACTGAGGAGCTGCCGGGTATGTACCTGGGAGCCGGGTCGGTTACTGATGCGGCGACGGCTTCGGCCTACATGAATATGGGCGCCTCATTTATAGTGACCCCTGTCCTGCGTGAAGACATTGCCCTAACCTGCAATCGCCGCAAGGTGCTGTATGCGCCGGGTTGCGGTTCGCTGACAGAAATAGCCCGTGCAGAAGAACTCGGTTGTGACATTGTCAAGCTATTTCCTGCGTCCGTTTATGGGCCTGAATTTATCAAAGCCGTGGCAGGCCCTCAGCCCTGGACACGCATCATGCCTACCGGAGGGGTTACGACTGATCCGGATGACCTAAAGCAGTGGCTGGCTGCCGGAGCTGTCTGTGTAGGCCTGGGCTCTCAACTTATCACCAAAGACCTTCTCCAATCCAAAGATTATGACCTGCTGGCCCGTAAAACCAGCGAGGTCCTGTCAGTCATTTCAAACGTCCGTCAATCATGA